A region of the Pecten maximus unplaced genomic scaffold, xPecMax1.1, whole genome shotgun sequence genome:
TTTTTCCCAACTACGGCAACAGTCACTGAAATCAACATCTAACGATCCTCAGACAACAAGCACATTGGCTAACGTCAGATATGACCACATTGGGTGTTTCTCTATTTAGGAAAAGTCTTGAAGGACTGATACTTATATCATAATACCATATACTATGTAcctttacattgtatattacaaatgtactttTATGTAAATGaccaaaattgttttattttagagGTCCGGATTTCCTTGTTTATATCTATCATGTCCCTATCACCAACAGCTTGCCCTCTCGTCGGACTGGAGGTACCTTTTGCGGAGATGACTGTTTCGGACACAGCTGACACTGTGACGTACATGTGCCCGCCAATGTACCCCCATGTTGACGGGGATCTGACGCGGACTTGTAACAGGGACGGAACATGGAGCGGGACAGCGCCTGTCTGTGAATGTGGGTATAGAAGTTGTCACTACCATTGACATGTTCTGTCCTGTAGGCTGTCCTGTGATACAATGTATGGCTCTGGGTAGAGAAAATCATGTATCACAACGTATGACATTGTTGTCATGTATTCCGATAATATCGCGTCTGAAATGTTAcctacattttatatgtttaatgtATTCACGGGTGTTCCTTTAACAACTTTAATAATGTCGATATTATTTTGTGAAAAGTTATCTTTTTCTATACGCTCGTCAAAAAATTTGACTTTGTTATTATCAGAATTTTAATCCGGAGATCCTCTCCCTAGGTTTTCAATGGATATCTTTCAAACTTGGTAGGCTTTACTATAGTAACACATGAGTTTGTGCTTTGACTATTGCATTTTTATCAgacaataatttttttcattttcatgtttgtATTCATTTAGATGCaataatataccgtcaaacctatatataaaggtCACCCAAAACACTGGAGAAAGTGATCTTAATAGGAAGATGATCTTTATTATTACCTTGGGATCCGAAAGTAATGACTTTTataatcagtttttttttaaaagatggCCTTCAAGGCAGGTCGGACTCTCTTTCTCTTTGACATAGGGATAGGGGATATATTGTCCATGGTACGTTTGTTCTCAACTATAATACATTCTTTTGATTATAATTGCAGATTGTTTATGGCTGAAGTGCGGGATGAGTGTTTTGAAGGTGATGAGACCAACATGTTTTTTCTTCATGACATAgagaaattgtcaaataaaactTCCGAGATGACAGGCAGTCTCGTAGCTTTTTCCATATTACACGGAGGACCAGGACTCCCAGTTCTACATGACTGCATGTACGATCTCATGATATATGGGAACTGCGAGAGTCTGCCACCGATAGACCAGTGCATCTTTGATGTCGAGCAACGTCGGAAATTTGAAATGGTCTGTTAGAATGTTTATTGATTGCTTTGTACTGTCACGTTACATTTTACTATATTCGTAAAGaaagaaaatacatttataGTGTTATATTTAGATTGCATCAAAGAGCCTAAACTTCCAAATAGCAGACGataaaaacacaaagaaaatcaAACTTGTAAACATTAAACACGAAATTGAGATAAAGCAAGGATTATGATCATGTAAATACAACTTTATTTAAGCATGAGTAAACAGTAAAAAAAGTGTAATTATATGCTGATTTCGCCACCAGATGTATACTAGTAAGATGAAACTAATTGCATTTGGTTCACTTGAACaaaataagttgatgataatgttGTGTTTACACTCCAATGACTGTCTAAAAGTCCTCTGATAGACGTAACAATATCGAGTTATTTTTCGATAGGGTAGTACATGCCTATTGTTTAGCGCTATAACTCAGTACACATATTCGTAGTTTCAAGAAAACAGGCTAACGAAAGgcatattttaatttgtttgaaGGTAATGCAGGCTTCAAATCAACAGGATTACACTGCAGCATTAAACGATGTGACCGATTGGGCTGCGGAACAAGGACTTTCGCTTTACAAATACCGACAGTTGGAGgaaaaaagaaaatctaaaaaaaacGAGATTTTCTACAGGTATAGATTGATAAATATACCAGTTGTATCTGCTTTAAAGCCCAATATACGTATCTTCAGgaagtttatgaaaataaatccaGTAGATATTCATGCAAACATAAGACTTGAACGTAGTAAAGCTTACTGGTAATAATTaagaagaaatattttgtgatgAGGTAGTGAGGTGGAGAATGTTAAAAGTTACACCGAAGTTGAAATCAGATGTAGAAATGACAACATTGCTTTTGGACAGGTTAGTCACTCGCTGTCAGTAGCCTAATGACAGTAACCCAAAATAACCCATTTGGAATTAACTCGCCCCTGTGCTACAAAATGAAACATAGGTCATTTGCCAAGGAaattagattatatattttgcGTTATTTATACGTTTTTCCATTCACTCAATGTTGCATTAATTGATGCAAACTAGATcgtataaatgtaaataaagcgTGCCCTTACCAGAGACATGTGTGCGTCGTTTAAAACGTGTCATGAACTTCCCAATTTCGGTTCGGCAGCAATCGTAAATTTAATGACGGTCAGGATTTTTTTACAAATAGCGACATTCAACTGGTGCTGTACCAGTATCCACGCTAGACGTTATCTTGTAATGTTAAAGTTTACAAACAATGAAGTAACGGCCCGTTAAACCTTTTTTCACATAACTGACCCATTTTACTTTGTGATACGACCATGTCATAAATATGGTATTACACATGTGTGATAACAACATTGTGACGTGGTAAATAAATGACGTCACATGATTGTCTAGGTAGTGAAAATTGTACCATCAGAGTAGAAGCTTGTCTTTCTTATAGGGAAATGATTTTGAGTTTTGGCGTATTTTCACATAAATATAAGTTATGTTATACACTTGTGTCAatgtaatatggaatttattaaacttgttaaataatttaatatctCACTCGCCTAAAGTCTCGTGACATCACAAATTATTGAACTCGTTTAATAAGTTCCATATCACATATACGAAAATTCAAGAAGCTACACTTGATAATATGTTATTTGTGTTTCCAAAAATAGCCAACAGCTGCACTGCTGTATGTATACGCAATAACATGATGGTATCAAAATCGCCACCCTGTGTGAAGGGTTTTGGGGTATCATTGCTTGTATATAATTTTCCTGCAATTTGAACATTCATCAACTGTAGGAAGAATACAAAAACCATGAAAATCAAAGATTTAAGCTGAATTATTAAGTTGTTGTCTACATAATGTCCAAATCGCAGAGAGAAAATATTTGACATGATATCGACTGTGAGATATAGAGGTTGAAGGATACAAGGGACAATGTCAGATATATTACATGGCGTTTTCTAGGGCTCTGTATCGCATTGCCCTTTTTCCATTCGAGAAATTTACGTGAACATTTCCTCTCGACTTTACTTGTGTAAGGTCACTTTTCTAACAGATCAAAataaaatggcggccatttggATTTTATTTAATCATAATTCATTAACTTCgtatgaaggtttcccttgcACCCTAGTTATAGCATTATTATGCATAAAAGggtgtagaaattaaaaaaaaaaattaaaaggtcATCGGGACAAATCACAGGCACATATGTCCAGGAgaataatgatgataattaatatatttttttttgtaaaacattaatgtaaataaacaaatagcTTCCAACGATCCACCATATATCTCCTTTTCTAAAAAGCTATAAAGATTTCCACTTCTATTTATCGATTGCGAGAGCAGGTTTGTAACATTTCAACCTCCAAAATCGTCCATATCGAAATGACCTGTTACAGAAgtcattgaaaatatttcaaaatacaaatctTAAATTTTGCGCCAAGTAAGAATAAAGGGTCTCAATAATCTCCGACGATGGCAGCACGCGACAAAGTATCGGACtaacaaatcaaaatttaaaaatcatgtTTTCTATTGCATTGTTTTGCACATACTTACAATTGATTATTTGTATCCTATATTCATTTCGTAATTTACAGGGTCCACAGTGAAATCGACCAGTATAAAACTGGTCTTAACAAGTTGGTTTGTTTTTGGACACATTACGAATGGCACCAGAAGagtttagtttgtttgtttgtttatgttttacggcccatcgacaactagggtcatttagggccaaacaatatactaacatgttttatttttaattttaaaatcagataaaatttgtcatttttaaaagcatccgcATTGTATATtaagatcattatgataaaaaagttgcttaaaaatggtaaaatatgtatatgtacgaatagattatgtgaactttgttatataaatagaacgtcaaagacggtaacgtaaaagacatcaaagtctataaaatagatcgatttcgttcaagtagctaaatattgttttcgaatccacggaactgaaaagggttttcatatccgggactcgaaagtatttatcatgAATGTgtttgaaatcggaacattctattaaaaaatgctcccctgtgaattgagcatcacatgcataacacaccggtggatcctctcgtttcaaaaggaacgaatgagtaggatatgtgtgcccggtacggagccgagagaggactatttcctctctacgatcttTCCGACccggttttgatgttttaagttttggttgtactttaaaaagtttgttgctcgtctcgagagaccagcgttgctgccatttactctgtatggcagaactaattagaggtttgaaatctgtatatggtattttaatatttgtttgttgcagatttagagcatgTTTTGctccgacatggctcggaatccaaagtaatgttattttgcattttttaagatacgagatattcgtaaaacaaggttttgtatgagtatattctttggatctcgtgattgtaaattctgaaggacagatagagagtcggaacaaattattgcctttctaatgcgttgttcttcgatatggtcgagggccaaatcgatggcacatgcttccgcagagaagatagaggcaccatctggtaagcggattgaacagcaatggtgatcggaatagcatgctgcggagacctttactccatcttttgagccatcagtgtcGATCTGAACGTTGtcgggaaaatctttaatgcattcccgaaaggaggatttgtgtttttcgggtaatgcactcgattttgccctcacgtGTAGTGTAAGGTTgatatcaggtgtttcgacaagctatggcggtacatccgatacggtgtattcgcctatgttgtctaagcttatgttaagttcatgaagaaaattcgaaattctaataacaaatgttggtaagagtttttggttttgagtgaatatgtttcggtattgcggattgacaacaagatcaaaagccgggtttttcgggttggatttcaattgggcggcatattgaagcgcaagttttttccttcggtcatttaaagatggttcgtttgcctctacataaaggctctgcacaggtgttgttcggaaagcaccaagtgctagacgtaatccttgattatggataggatccaacatttgcaggtaagaattacgtgccgatccataaacgatggacccatagtcgagttttgatcgaataagtgccctataaaggcgcaagaGCATTTCACGGTCTGCACCCCAGTCGGTGTGGGATAGTACacgtaaaatattcattgcctttgagcacttatcctttaggtgtttaatatgtggaacaaaggagagttttgaatcgaaaattagtccgaggaatttggtttgctcgacaactggaattttgcttccatttaatgttagatcgggatcattatgtggctttcgtttttggcagaagtgcatgcagacagtttttgatctggaaaatttgaagccgttttcatctgcccatgtttgtagtttgcccaaacattgttgaagttgtcgttctatcgtgtgcatgttcttcgacctatagcagatcaagacgtcatcaacaaatagagacccttcagttgacttaccgagacatttagttatactgttgattttcagaccgaaaagagttacggaaaggataccaccctgagggactcccatttcctgtttagctgtttcagaatatgttgagccaacgcgaaccttaaaatgtctgtcagatatgtagtttgaaatgaaatttgggagattcccacgtacaccaatttcatgcaggtctttcataataccatattgccatgtagtatcgtgtgctttctccagatcaaagaacacagcaacaagatgttctttctttgcgaaagcttctcgaataaaagtttctaatctgaccaggtggtctactgttcctctgcggtttctgaatccgctttggagtggactcaaaatattattggattcaaggaaccaaactagtctattgtttatcatccgttcaagtgttttgcagatgcagcttgttagagagatagggcgataattatttggttcattgccgtccttaccaggttttggaatcGGAATAATTGTTGATTCCTTCCAAGACTCGGGGATCTTACCGGTAGCgaatacttgattaaaaatatataagagacatcgtaatgatgattctggtaaatgtttcaGGAATTGATACGGAATTTCATCTGGTCCAGCTGCTGAATCGGTCGATCTTTTTAGCGATACAAGCAACTCCTGGAGATCGAAAGGCTTGttgtaactttctgtgttggatgatttaaagttaagacgtttcttttctttgtcttttttgaaagtttggaaTTTTGGGGAGTGATTTTTGGCGGATGAGTTCTGAGCTATATTTTTagcaaatgcatttgcaatttcaGATGTAGAAGAGAAGATTTGGTTACTGTTGATAAGATGGGATGCTGGTGCCGTTTTTCGttttccacttatttttcgtatctgatcccatatctgttttgatgatgtgtttgaagatattttagaaatgtattccttccagctattctttttgTCGGACTTAATAGATCGCCGAGCCTTTgccctccaaattttaaaattattgtaattttcagttgTAGGGGAAGTCAGGAATCGTCTTAGAACTGCCTTTCGGCCGGatctattgataaaagattcttcagataaaaggaactttgtaggttttgggACGGACTTCGGTATCGTTTTTGTGGCAATAGAAGTAATCGTTTcagtgaatgttttaattgggtcatCGAGGTTAGTGAATTTTTCTACAGTAAGCTCCTCGTTGCACAGGTGTTGGAATTGGCCCCAATCTGCTTTGTGCACATTCCATCGAGGGAGTGGTTTATCAAGAGGGTTCCCAATATTCTTAAGAAAAATAGGGAAGTGGTCACTCCCACATAGATCATCATTTACCCTCCAGTCATAATCGAGTAAAATGGATGGATGACATAATGATAGGTCTATGTGGGTACGAGAGCCTGTAGCAGGGTGTATATATGTTGgggtattattgttaaaaagacacaggttgtttttttctataaattccTCAATACGTCTTCCTCTCTCATCTGCGTTCGGGGAGCCCCACATACTGTTATGCCCATTAAAATCTCCGTGAATTATGTATGGTGCTGGGAGTTGTGAGACGAGGTTATTAAGTTGCCCACTAGTGAAAGCAATACTAGGAGGAAGATAAATTGAACAGAcagttacttgtctgtgtaaagtCGCACAAACAGCAACagcctgtaaatttgtgtttaacgtgaTAAGTCTGTGAGGAATAGTTTTATGGACAGCTACAGCTGCGCCACCTCTGTTTCCTACCGTTGCGATGCTATTGTAGAGCGAGAAATTTCTGAAAGTAATTGGGTTTGTTAACATGACTTCCTGCAGGCAAAATAAGGCAGGTCTAAattcttttgataaattttgaaactCTTCTAAATTTGCCCTTAGTCCGCGTATGTCCCATTGCATGATAAAATTGTTCGTATTGCTGACCACTATCCAGGTTCGTGATGGACGCTCTTTGGACTGACAGGACTACTTGGTGTAGGTTGTCTGGTAACAGCAGCATTGCTGTCACCAAACTCACTGTCGTCCGCAAGAACGTCGTACCTGTTATGACCATGGATAGGGTCATTTGAGCCTTTGCTGGGCTTTGTGTTTTTTAAGGAAGGTAATCTGTGTAGTTTTACCTTCGGTTTTCGTTGGTCTTGAGGTGGTGTAGTTGCTGGTCGTTTATTGGTGTTACCAGCAATCTTGTTAAGGTCTGACGGCTGTGATACAGTCCGTCTGTGGTGGGTGACCCTCGGCTTCGATGTTTGAGTTACATGGCGTGCAGGTGTATGTGCTGGAGGTGCTGGCATATTGGTCTTGATGACTGCCGTTTCGTCAGGCTTGGAAGGTCTAGCTGGTGTTGAGGTGGTCTTACACGCTACCCTTCCTGACTTGAAACGGGATGCCAAACCGAAAAGAATTTTGTCATTCCTTTCGTCCATCAAAGGTGGTACCTCCTCACCGAAAGCTGACTTGTCAAAGTAGGCTTGTACCTTTGCATCGCTAACAGTGATTGTGTTTTGTTgcgtttttgattttgttatagATGCATATGACAACGCAGCGGGGTCATTACTCTCGACCACCCTCCTGGCGTCAGGGAAGGAAATGTTACGGGTATACTTTACCCGCAGAACTTCCCTTTCCTTCTTCCAGGAAAGGCAGTCTCGAGATGACGCCGCGTGGTTGCCCTTGCAATTTGGACATCGTTTGCCGGTGATATCACAGCTATCCGTGTCGTTATGGCCCTCTCGTCCGCAGTGTTCGCAAACCTCCCTTCGCCTGCATCTGTCCTCATGATGGCCGTATCTCTGGCAGTTACGACATCGTAGAGGATTCGGTATGTAGGGCGAGACGTTACATCTCATGTAACCTATCATTACCGATGGAGGAAGGTTTGGCACTGCGAACGTGAGGACGAAAGTATTGGTTTTTACTGTCTGTCGTTTTATTTTGATCCGCCTCACCTCTGAGATCGGGATATTTTCCGACTTGAAGTATTGCAGAATCTCTGCGTCAGTGTCGTTCTGCAAGGCAGGGCATCTGATTACCCCCTTACTGAAATTGAGGGACTGATGGGCCCTAACATGGACACTGATCCCAGAAAATTCTGACAACTTCAGGAGATTATCCGCCTGCTGCTTGCGGAAAACCTCAACAAGGAGGTCTCCCTATCTCAAGGGCTTGACGGATTTGGCAGTACCAAGGCATCCTTTAATAGTTTTTTGGATGATGATGGGTGATAGCGATGATATTTTCTTCCCAGTCTCCTTCGCTGATATAAGGAGATACTGAGGGAAAGTCGTTTCGGACGTTGTGTTGTTGAGGTTatcattttggtttggtttgatttggttttgttgttttggGTTTATTTGAGACATGTTAAGTAGTTATGTGATTCATTACTCGTGACCCCACCCTCCTCGGAGCCTAACAAGGGGACACTGCTTGAGGCGCGGCTCTCCAGCGCCGAAGTGTCAGGGTTACACAGAGTAATATACTCGAGAAAGAATAAGATTTTGTTTTGTGCGAAAATTGTTATTCTCTCGCGATTGACCCTAAGCCACCGCCCTCTGGATATCAAATATCCCGGGCTCGGCGTGACCAGCCGATTGATAATACAGGGCCCGTACTATCTCTCGTCTCTCTGGAGTCCGAAGCCAAAGTGGTGTGTTTCAACCACCAGGATCATCTTTCCCCAGATTACGAGATGCAACCCACGGCAAACAGGTTGGCTCAAATTGGAGCTGCTGTGAAAGCCTTCTGCTACACTAATACCCAAAGCACACCGATCATAACCCCCCGAAACAATCGATGTGGGCAGAGCACCAGTGCACCCAGTCTCGGGACGTGGACCCAGCTTTCTTGGAGACCACCAGAAGAGTTTAGACAACTATTTCCTCcggggtggtcgggtggcacagtggtaacacacttgcctttcaccaaggcgaccggggttcgattccccgatcggacgtgaaaaggtatggggtcacctgcccgaccacgtgggttttccccgggtactccggtttcctccaacagtaagacccctcgcgcgcttccatctgggccaacaagcgggattaatataagttaatataacttgtttctcaattgttgtaaaataaataaagtttacatttagaTAACTATTTGTTCACCAGGAGGAAAACCTGAAATTTTCATCCCTCCGACCTACATACAGAGTAAATTTCAGTGAAGAAGGGTCCAATGACAGGAGGCTAGCAGGATCGGCTCTGTATTGTTTAGAGGCGTTCCTCGCCGACTGTGAAGGTGAATTCTGTTAAAATGCCCTGTTATTTAAACAATATGACCGTCCTAGCCTTTGATGCTCTACTTTTTATTATGTTCAATTGGTCGTATTTGAATAAGATACGATAAACACGTTTTCATCTCTCGGTATTGTTACTTTTCTTTCCGTTCGAAATCCAATATGGCATCCCTGGCCTCTAATAAGCTGACGAATTTTCAATGTTATTTCCAGTGACACTGGCCAGGTCCTTTAGATAATAACATGACTATGTATTTATCTGATAGGAACGAACTGagatttatttatagataagCCCTCgaaatatttccattatgttttcaAAGGAGGAACCACTGGTGTTAAGCTGCAGGACGTATTGTGCTTTTAGACAGGTGCATCTTCAATACCGCCACTAGGCTTTCATAAGGAATTAGAGGTTTCCTTTGAAGCAGAAAAACGATTACCCTCAGCACACACTTGTGGCCTTGTTCTGAGCATATGGAGGGGGTATTCCGACCCCGAAATATTTGCAGAGGACATGGTGAAATCTGTTACATGGGGAGGAGGGTTTCATCTGGTCTGAACGTGTAGATTCCATGACACGAATCTACAGCCAAACATTACAAATATGTACGTGTTATTACTCGCAGCTTTCGACTGagttaaattatatttttcacgATACGAAAGTAAAATCTCAATtaattttttacttttttaaataATTCTCTAAATACATTTATTCTTTGAGTAGTCATGCAAAGAACCTCTGGtgtaatttgaaaatgatatcATGAAGCGAAAATGTTCATCGAgatatttacaatacattttGTGCATACCGCATTCATTAACAAAACAGGAATCTTTTATTATGGTTGTAGAATTTCTTATTAAAAATACTGACATTCCGTGTATTTTGACCTAGGCATATGGAAGTAAACATTACTGAAAATAAGTTATACAACAAGATTATTATGTAATTATGACAACTGAATCCTGAATTTACTTGCATTATCGCATGCAATTTATAAAGATACATTTCgaaaaaggaaaacaatttaTGACGCATTTACCTGCGTcgtttatttcttttgtttgcTTTTGTAGGTGAATATCGGACAACAGTGTTTCATTATCATGGGATTTTACAATAATTCCAGAGaggataatttcattttttatttctttttattatgcTTGAAATGCCAAGCTTTTTTGgaactttattttattctttcCATTCCTTCTGTCTGtgataacaaaatgttaatacaaagtatgtattttaaacaatgatttacaAGCAATGCAATTCAGTTCTTTTTAACAGTCATGTCTTTTACGATTTTCATTGATCCAAATGATGTTTTTTAAGCTATTTATGTTTGTTGCCTTTATGTATGTCTTTGAAACCAAAACTAGGCAATTGTAGCCATATGAATCAAAAATTTATTTGTAGAATATTTGTTTGCAAATCAAGGGTAAAACGTGGATAGCACAAGAATTTAGCGGGATAAATCATTTGTGTCtccatttatttatattaagtGGTAATGGGCATAGGTGGCAGTTTTATCGATATTTAGCGGCCaaaggtcacattatactacaCCCCTTCTGAGATGAATATGAACCAAACAACATCACGTTCTTCACCTGATTGAATTGTTGTGGTCATCAGCCAATGTTAAAGAGTCAGAAGTTACACTTGACCACTTTGCCAGTGCTGAccgttgttgttgttattttacTGAGCAGTGATACAAGGAAAGAATTCTGTACACCGACAATAACGGCCTTAAATGTGTTGCACTGACGGCTTTAAAGCTGACATAGTGTTGATTAGCTAGTTAACACTTTTTGTAATATCCTCTTAATTTGGCATATAACGCATATTGTGTCGGATTTTCTAATGTTGTTACATCACAGATGATTTGTctgaaatgatttttataatcaaGAGGATTCTGAGGCAGAGTTGTATGAGCGACAACCCATGCTTTCATTacttgtatattttgttatttgattGACTTTCGCAGATTATCAACAACATCTCTCGAATTGCTAGTTCTTTCATCATACCCTTATTTCGGACGAagttaaagttatatattttgcatttaccatCATGCATAAGTCCACCCTCtacatgtttaatatttaaCCTTAATTTAAAAAACGAACATAAGTTTCTGGAATAAATAATGACCAATTTTCAATTTACAATTATCATGTAAGTATAAACTCGTTAGCCGTGAGTGGAATGGATGAtggaaatacaatatattgatgTAAAGAAAGAAGTCCAAATATAATAAAGTAAATGataagtttttcatttttctttgtCCTTTGTAACCAAGCACACTGTCAACGTTCCTGGCGATACCTTGACCCTTCATTCATGAATTCAAAATTGCACCTCGGAGCATTTCATACAACTCAAGTCCTTGCTGAAATGTTGATGGCATTGACAAACCGATCCGTCTCATTTGTCGACGAAATAGATGTAGGGAATTTTCACTACAGCCGAAAGGTTTAGGACACGCACCATTCGCGAATGATATTTTCCACGTCTGACAAGTCAACTTCGACCTTGTAATCTACAGTATCTGtggaaataaatattgtttaggAAATCAATTGAGAATTATAAATCTTGTTATGTCTATTGGTCGTTTGTCGTTCAGGATCAAATAATATATTACGATTATGCCAATAAGATAGCAGTACGCCAATTTACTGATTAAAAGTcgatttttaacaaaatacataaacGAACGATCGTACCAGATGTAAAATACTTATCGAACAGAATTGCATTTCATCATTTAAGAACATCATCTATCATTTATCAAATGGGAAGAGACCAGTATTTTTGTCATTCCTATTCTATTTACCATACAGACGAGGAAGGTGGAACATAATGTCCGGTTTTCCACATGGTGTTCCAGACTGACGGTGCTGCCGTACTGTGTGCTGATTCCATTCAGCTCTGAGGTTGTCCAGGTCTTGTTGAATAAGTGCCATGAAACAGAATCGTGCAAGATCCCTAAATAATTGTCAACAGAAACTATTATTTgagtgtatatacatatatgtacaaggATTGATATTACGACTGTATTGACGATTGCATTTCAATTACACATACTCCGATGCGAACCGATGTGCAAAATGACCAAtcaaaaattgaataaaatatgttgCATGTGGTTCTCCGCAGGACAATTTCGTTATACCAACGGCTGTTGAAAATTTGAAGTTAGCTACTAGCTGATCGGTTGTCGCAAAAacattatacaggtatatagttaACTGAATAATAATACAAGAATATGCATTGTGTAACATAACAGTTAAACTTACACGTTAATAGGATCACCAGACGTCATTTCAAGCTCAGCAAATGTATCCATCCAGGACTGACACCCTCGTTGTCTTGCCCACCGCCACCACTGCTCAATTCGCTATAGAGTAAGACCGTCACATAA
Encoded here:
- the LOC117319292 gene encoding uncharacterized protein LOC117319292 (The sequence of the model RefSeq protein was modified relative to this genomic sequence to represent the inferred CDS: added 48 bases not found in genome assembly) — translated: MTVERCVVIGSSKSNQRIEQWWRWARQRGCQSWMDTFAELEMTSGDPINVDLARFCFMALIQQDLDNLRAEWNQHTVRQHRQSGTPCGKPDIMFHLPRLYDTVDYKVEVDLSDVENIIREWCVS